A stretch of the Peromyscus leucopus breed LL Stock chromosome 10, UCI_PerLeu_2.1, whole genome shotgun sequence genome encodes the following:
- the Csn3 gene encoding kappa-casein, producing MRNFIVVVNILALTLPFLAAEVQNPHPTCRGKPEILYNQKRFPYIPVGYMLNGNLPYEPSYYHQRPSVAVIPAYHPIVMILPLLRSLAQISQWQATPNFPQPTGVPRPIPSPSFLAITTNENEESTVVPKVHTAAPVETTPVPITEPVMTTTVANPEASTVLINTPEAVTVPVSSTAA from the exons ATGAGGAATTTTATTGTAGTTGTGAATATTCTGGCATTAACTCTGCCCTTTTTG GCTGCCGAGGTACAAAACCCACATCCAACA TGCCGTGGAAAGCCTGAAATACTGTACAATCAGAAAAGATTCCCGTATATACCAGTTGGCTATATGCTGAATGGCAATCTTCCTTATGAACCTAGTTACTACCACCAGAGGCCATCAGTTGCTGTTATCCCAGCATATCACCCAATTGTTATGATACTGCCTCTGCTTAGGTCACTAGCCCAAATCTCCCAATGGCAGGCAACACCAAATTTCCCCCAGCCTACTGGGGTACCTCGTCCCATTCCAAGCCCATCCTTTCTTGCCATTACtaccaatgaaaatgaagaaagcacTGTCGTTCCAAAAGTCCATACCGCTGCTCCTGTTGAGACTACACCAGTTCCCATCACTGAACCAGTGATGACTACTACTGTAGCCAACCCAGAAGCTTCCACAGTGCTCATCAATACCCCCGAGGCTGTCACAGTCCCGGTATCTTCAACTGCAGCATAA